Part of the Sebastes umbrosus isolate fSebUmb1 chromosome 3, fSebUmb1.pri, whole genome shotgun sequence genome is shown below.
GTGGTCGTGTTTTTCTTGATCTTGAGGGTCACCTAGGTGGGCGACCCAACCTGTCATCCATGTGCTCACTTGCTCATTTGTTCAGGACTCAGAAGTGTGGGACAGGTGCATTTAGATGAAACAAATCatataaatgatttgtaaacaaataaataattataatatggtgtaaagtaatatgtatatCAAATAATTCCAATGAATTAGCTCATTTTATGTATCTCACAGATGTGGAACAtgaagaaaagtggtgtttggacccataaaatgaGTCACAAGTTTTATCAAACATTATTtagcaattttattttttatgtaaacattgctaataacacatttatcttattataattaataataatacttcaCCCTGTTTTACTGGAAGGAGTCTAGTAAGCTGTGATCATGGAAAAACTTATACCAAGCCATCCATTTTATGCATATAGATTTATTGCTCTTACACCctgaataaaaataacaaagtcAACCTGTGGTTCTTGATATTGAAAAATGAATACAGTGTGTTTGAATTTCTGCTcgatagtaaaaaaaaaatgtctgaatacaATTAAATTCAAGTCCAAACTGGACTATCCTGATTGTGACTGGAGGAGACCACCACAACCATATATAAAGAAGAATGTGAAGACCAGCAGCTCTGCTGTTTCCACTGTGGACGAagtgtctttgtgtttctcGGTGTGCTTTATTTCTTCTCCTCGACAGTCCTGCCAAAGTATTCCTTCTGGAACTGCTTGAACTCCGCCTCCGTGAACAACGACTCCGTCTCCTTGGCCTTCTTGGGGGGTGGCTCCGGCCGATTCCTGGACTGTCTCCCTGAATTATGGCTCAGGATCTAAGTGGGACAGAGAGCAAGTCAACACTGGATCACAAACTCACTTACAGACACAGGTGTGCAAACCCATCAGGGGTGAAAAAGATGACAAAGATGCAATGTATTGAAAAAACACATAAAGTAAAGAAAAGGGTCACCATCACTGATGATAGCTGTAATAAGTGAGCGATCTCGGCCTTTCTTACCTTCATAGTGTCTGAATCTCTTGTTTTAACGCCAGCTTCCATAAAGTACTTGAGGTTCGCGCTCATCTGGctcttcctctgcttcttcctGAACTCCTCTACAGttaacaccaaagaagaagagggagttTAGAGCATGAAGAGAGAACAGATGTAatgcaaaacaaacaccagAGGACTCCAATTACACTTCTGTtaataaatcatgttttattttacactTAAAAGAGATTTAGATTGTGACAGAACGGTTATTTAGATCATAGAATTTGTTGCAATTCTTCTTAGCCACTGAAACTGAAACACCGTGCAACAGAGCCACCTAGTGGTTCTGCACTGAGTTGCACCAGCTATGCATAAGTTCAAACGTAGCCTAGTTTGAATGTAATTTCTTGAACGCTGATGCTGAGCAGGACTAGGAGCAGACTGACCCACTGCAGACTTGATCCTCTTGTCTTTGACTGTAGCTTTATTTCTGCCGGGACCCAGGCGACCCTGCAGCCGCTTGACCTGCTTGGTCACCCCCTGCCGCTTTGTGCTCACCAGCTCCATCACTGTGGCTGAGCTGggcgtctgctgctgctgctgcttcttcttcttcttcttcactttacTGGCATCTGGGACATAGGGAAAGGCAGGCGTTACATGAAATCTACAAGATTTACTTGGATTATTGTCCCTATACATTGCACATCTTTACTGTAAACTTTTGCACATCCATTTGCaatacctaaggaatccattgacctctgacctccagatatgtgaatgaaaatgggttctatgggtacccccgagtctcccctttacagacatgcccactttatgataatcacatgcagtttttttgaaaGCAGTATAAAAtagttattttctcctattctaaaatggtgtatttgaatatttctgcatactgggataCTTAAACAGtcctgaattacataaattgggtatcactgtaaagctgagactcttgtggatccaatgagcccaactgtattcatgtgtgatgatgttagtgacctgtggtgacctctaggataatcacagcctcatgaaactttacagccacaaactagagacctagagcattcagaggatggatggatcagactagagacctagaacattcagaggatggatggatcagactagagacctagagcattcagaggatggatggctttcctagctagatggACAATAatggggtttctgagcagtttacacaacagaagtgcaaTCGCTGAAAtgtgcaattcttgcagaaatctccaaatgtcaaatgtttttgatcctaaatcacagcatggcattttctatggtgttcctcaaggtcttagtgtcttaatgtggtattttggagggattattgatcatttttatcaattcttgactTGTAGTGGGTTGTTTTTGAATGACATgatgaataataatgaaaacaaaatgagaatTAAGTCGCcagttgtttattattattattattactattatcattaccattattattactattattattataattactattattgtgattatcattattactattattattattcttacattattattattattattactattattattattattattactattattattattattattataattattatgac
Proteins encoded:
- the LOC119484701 gene encoding active regulator of SIRT1-like, with translation MSASLIRRGLELLNEDIKDASKVKKKKKKQQQQQTPSSATVMELVSTKRQGVTKQVKRLQGRLGPGRNKATVKDKRIKSAVEEFRKKQRKSQMSANLKYFMEAGVKTRDSDTMKILSHNSGRQSRNRPEPPPKKAKETESLFTEAEFKQFQKEYFGRTVEEKK